From Pseudothermotoga thermarum DSM 5069, a single genomic window includes:
- a CDS encoding glycosyltransferase family 2 protein yields MGLLSVAMIVKNEEHNLERALNSIKDVVDEIVIVDTGSTDRTVEIAKKYTDKVYFHPWKNDFSEARNNSLKYPTCEWVLIFDADEEASEEFRKNIRQFLQSLPKDVNTVYLPTISYLDWDFQRTEVASTARIFRNGTVYYENIVHNQAIYKPKVVNANFPIIHYGYIWTRKLKKQKYDRTATLIREQLKGCKSEGEKLYYLVQLYKTEKTGGPKHLAAQVGYETYLLLRKVSKIPAIALEFAYIFGLELATAGLYDMAQELLELTIRVVPEYPDPYYGMLFLSYKRQEWEKLLEWRRRFIEKTEEASKNVEKFSWTIMSFKELGTADLFGCLAALKLDDYEKFNQIALNLISQDAPAANQAIVQVVLDEVAAKDIAKAVDGLKAILQYCLKNKMAVKVDGLLEKIAEKKVEFDLSLLLQFNLSSFSKLVLERMQTGKDLLLKFINNGDLLDIVQKEKIRGLIFVYSLLEDSEKESFLRNLTEHVEQDVLGCVHALLGDLYLKQSKFLDAIRNYRKAIELLPELHKFIKPVTDDLKTRLDPTIEGVYDELYKFYTENLELPIDVGKYCQNKADKLYLLSDSDIAYYVSAINTKDDEKRIELLQKVKDIEKFPMYYYRLAKSYEKKDKKKAFELHIKAVEHNERLGDISFGVYSFTGLYPNSVFSWMKEDDEIVWVGNISERFSGLGVIHPVRAWKMSKEGFIYALPYPSNDALKEYKRREKQSYKTLSVSVKKQDLYELLSKFGWEDLKEFENHQEYESVMKELGIVVDEKSDNQVLLLNINEEFDFEKLLKGKNVLLLHVFPDLSNEQDPTWFYPAFRLFWTLPALKKKLKNLGYEVVENGICQSGLRYVLAKL; encoded by the coding sequence ATGGGACTTTTGAGCGTTGCGATGATTGTCAAAAACGAAGAGCACAACCTTGAAAGGGCTTTGAACAGTATAAAGGATGTTGTGGATGAAATTGTCATCGTCGATACAGGTTCAACGGATAGAACCGTTGAGATAGCAAAAAAATACACCGACAAAGTTTACTTTCATCCTTGGAAAAACGACTTTTCAGAGGCAAGGAATAATTCTTTGAAATATCCAACCTGTGAATGGGTTTTGATATTCGACGCAGACGAAGAAGCTTCTGAGGAATTTAGAAAAAACATAAGACAGTTTCTTCAAAGCCTGCCAAAGGATGTCAACACGGTGTATCTTCCAACGATAAGCTATCTTGATTGGGATTTTCAAAGAACAGAGGTTGCTTCGACTGCAAGGATATTCAGAAATGGAACGGTTTATTATGAAAACATCGTTCACAATCAAGCGATTTACAAACCAAAAGTTGTCAACGCAAATTTCCCGATCATTCATTATGGATACATTTGGACAAGGAAACTCAAAAAGCAAAAGTACGATCGAACAGCGACGTTAATTAGAGAACAACTTAAAGGTTGCAAAAGCGAGGGTGAAAAGCTTTACTATTTAGTTCAGCTTTACAAAACCGAGAAAACAGGTGGACCAAAACATTTGGCAGCACAGGTTGGATATGAAACTTACCTACTTTTGAGAAAAGTTTCAAAAATTCCTGCAATAGCTTTGGAGTTTGCATATATTTTCGGTTTGGAACTTGCAACGGCTGGACTATATGATATGGCTCAGGAACTGCTCGAATTGACCATACGTGTGGTACCGGAATATCCTGATCCATACTATGGAATGCTTTTTCTAAGTTACAAAAGGCAAGAGTGGGAAAAACTGCTTGAGTGGAGACGAAGGTTTATCGAGAAAACTGAAGAAGCGTCGAAAAACGTTGAAAAATTCTCTTGGACGATAATGTCTTTCAAAGAACTTGGTACGGCTGATCTTTTTGGTTGTCTTGCGGCTTTAAAGCTTGATGATTATGAAAAGTTCAACCAAATTGCTTTGAACTTGATATCTCAAGATGCTCCTGCTGCAAATCAAGCGATTGTTCAAGTTGTTTTGGACGAGGTGGCGGCGAAAGATATTGCAAAAGCCGTTGATGGATTAAAAGCCATTTTGCAGTACTGTTTGAAGAACAAAATGGCCGTCAAAGTGGATGGGCTTTTGGAAAAGATAGCGGAAAAGAAGGTTGAGTTTGATTTGAGTTTGCTTTTACAGTTCAATCTGAGCAGTTTTTCAAAACTTGTTCTTGAAAGAATGCAAACGGGGAAAGATCTTTTGCTTAAGTTTATAAACAACGGAGATCTTTTGGATATCGTTCAAAAAGAAAAGATAAGAGGGCTTATTTTTGTTTATTCTTTGCTTGAGGATAGTGAAAAAGAATCTTTCCTGAGAAATCTCACAGAACATGTTGAACAAGATGTTCTTGGTTGTGTTCATGCCTTGCTTGGGGATTTGTATTTGAAACAATCAAAGTTTTTGGATGCGATAAGAAATTATCGAAAAGCCATAGAACTTTTGCCAGAACTTCACAAATTTATAAAGCCAGTTACCGACGATTTGAAAACACGTCTTGATCCAACCATAGAAGGGGTTTACGACGAGCTTTATAAGTTTTACACGGAAAATTTAGAGCTTCCGATAGACGTTGGAAAGTATTGTCAAAACAAAGCAGATAAGCTTTATCTTCTTTCAGATTCGGATATTGCTTACTATGTTTCTGCGATCAACACGAAGGACGATGAAAAAAGAATTGAGCTTTTGCAAAAGGTAAAGGACATCGAAAAGTTTCCGATGTACTACTACAGGCTTGCAAAGTCTTACGAGAAAAAGGATAAAAAGAAAGCTTTCGAGCTTCACATAAAAGCTGTGGAGCACAACGAAAGGCTTGGGGATATAAGCTTTGGAGTTTATTCTTTCACAGGGCTTTATCCAAATTCTGTTTTTTCTTGGATGAAGGAAGATGATGAAATCGTTTGGGTTGGAAACATCAGCGAAAGGTTCAGCGGACTTGGGGTGATACATCCAGTCAGAGCTTGGAAGATGTCAAAGGAAGGCTTTATCTACGCATTGCCGTATCCATCAAACGACGCACTAAAAGAGTACAAAAGAAGGGAAAAGCAGAGTTATAAAACTTTATCTGTGTCGGTTAAAAAGCAAGATTTGTACGAACTTTTGTCGAAGTTTGGTTGGGAAGATTTGAAAGAATTTGAAAACCACCAAGAGTACGAGTCTGTGATGAAGGAACTTGGAATCGTCGTTGACGAAAAATCGGACAACCAAGTTTTGCTTTTGAATATAAACGAAGAATTCGATTTTGAAAAACTGTTGAAGGGAAAAAATGTTCTTTTGCTGCACGTTTTCCCAGACCTTTCAAACGAGCAAGATCCTACTTGGTTCTATCCTGCCTTCAGGTTGTTTTGGACCTTGCCGGCTTTGAAGAAGAAGTTGAAAAACTTGGGATATGAAGTTGTTGAAAACGGCATTTGTCAGTCTGGCTTAAGGTACGTTTTGGCAAAGCTTTGA
- a CDS encoding Rpn family recombination-promoting nuclease/putative transposase, with the protein MENNQNQPIQKPHFQHDKGYKFLLSNKETFLELLQSFIKEEWVKYIDEQDIVRIDKSFILQDFSNKEADLVYRVKLKGKQVIIYILLELQSSVDYAMPYRLLLYMVEIYRSILKDAAKKEMRKKDFSLPAIIPIVLYNGKRNWTAKVSYKEMLDSYELFGEHVLDFKYILIDVNRYGKEELISLRNLISGVFLLDQDVNFDELLSRLKEFAAALGGLEEKEFEALKVWVKRILLERFGDLG; encoded by the coding sequence GTGGAAAACAACCAAAACCAACCAATCCAAAAACCACACTTTCAACACGACAAAGGATACAAGTTTCTTCTCTCAAACAAAGAAACCTTTCTTGAACTGCTGCAGAGCTTCATCAAAGAAGAATGGGTCAAATACATCGATGAACAAGACATAGTAAGGATCGACAAATCCTTCATACTCCAAGACTTTTCAAACAAAGAAGCAGATTTGGTGTACAGAGTTAAGTTGAAAGGTAAGCAGGTAATAATCTACATATTGTTGGAGTTGCAATCGAGTGTAGACTATGCGATGCCATACAGGTTGCTATTGTACATGGTTGAGATATACAGGAGCATATTGAAAGATGCAGCAAAGAAGGAGATGAGAAAGAAAGATTTCAGTTTACCAGCGATAATACCGATAGTATTGTACAACGGCAAGCGTAATTGGACAGCGAAGGTGAGTTACAAAGAGATGTTGGATTCGTACGAACTTTTTGGTGAGCATGTATTGGATTTCAAGTATATCTTGATAGACGTGAACAGGTATGGTAAGGAAGAGCTGATAAGTTTGAGGAACTTGATAAGCGGAGTATTTTTGTTGGATCAGGATGTAAATTTCGATGAACTGCTGAGTAGGTTAAAGGAGTTTGCAGCGGCATTAGGGGGGCTAGAGGAGAAGGAGTTTGAAGCATTGAAGGTATGGGTGAAGAGGATACTATTGGAGAGGTTTGGAGACTTAGGGTGA
- a CDS encoding N-acetyltransferase, translating to MFISPTAKIGENVKLGYNVVVEDNVEIGDNAIIGHNVVIRKDTKIGKNCVIADNTVLGKEPFKASTSATTEEKILPPLEIGDYVTIGANCVIYRGAKLSNFVFVGDLASIREDVFIGEKTIIGRGVTVENKTVIGKYVKIETEAYITAMSIIEDYCFIAPEVTFTNDNFLGRTEERKKYFKGPTVKKGARIGANATILPGIIIEEDALVAAGAVVTRNVPARKIVAGVPAKVIKDVPIEQLLENQSFYKG from the coding sequence ATGTTCATCTCTCCAACTGCAAAAATCGGTGAAAATGTTAAGCTTGGATACAATGTGGTTGTTGAAGACAACGTTGAAATAGGTGATAACGCCATTATTGGTCACAACGTTGTCATAAGAAAAGACACAAAAATCGGTAAAAATTGCGTGATAGCCGACAACACGGTTCTCGGGAAAGAACCTTTCAAAGCTTCAACTTCTGCTACAACGGAAGAGAAAATCTTACCACCGCTTGAAATAGGCGACTATGTAACAATAGGTGCAAACTGTGTCATATATCGTGGTGCAAAACTTTCCAATTTTGTTTTCGTTGGAGATCTTGCCTCAATTAGGGAAGATGTTTTCATCGGGGAAAAAACCATCATCGGTCGTGGTGTAACTGTGGAAAACAAAACGGTTATTGGAAAATATGTGAAAATAGAAACCGAAGCTTATATAACGGCTATGTCGATTATAGAAGACTATTGTTTCATAGCTCCGGAAGTAACCTTCACCAACGACAACTTCCTTGGAAGAACTGAAGAACGCAAGAAATATTTCAAAGGACCAACTGTAAAAAAAGGTGCAAGAATAGGAGCCAATGCAACTATACTGCCAGGAATCATAATTGAAGAAGACGCACTTGTTGCAGCAGGCGCAGTTGTGACAAGAAACGTTCCAGCAAGGAAAATCGTCGCAGGTGTTCCAGCCAAAGTGATAAAAGACGTTCCAATCGAACAACTTTTGGAAAATCAATCATTCTATAAGGGGTGA
- a CDS encoding glycosyltransferase, giving the protein MNDEEYRRLVKKYLDEENWFEAWRYSTRIWEKTADDWFYMAVACNGLKNVPMAFYYLKKAKELDDKYSQIYEEAFKEVRRPEKLAILCLPGLDNFLKDIYDVFKNIFETKLVVSNNANELKQAYDWADIVWLEWGNELAVFVTNNFEKKNKKLVMRLHGYEAYLPDMLKQIKWEKIDHIFFVANHIKDKAIQNCPALGLISNSIVYNGINLNRYKYSVREPRKNIAFAGLFNHKKNPQFVVQILKKLVDISPDYKFYWVGRIQDERLFEYLLYILEEMHLKSHFIFETWTNDINSWLEDKSFFLSTSWLEGYGVAIMEAMAKGIKPAVHNFYVARDYYPEYILYNHIDEAVEMILSQEYDSEKYRKFIEEHGSLENQILGFYEKLL; this is encoded by the coding sequence ATGAACGACGAAGAATATAGAAGGCTTGTTAAAAAATACCTTGATGAAGAAAACTGGTTTGAAGCTTGGAGATATTCAACAAGGATTTGGGAAAAGACTGCCGATGATTGGTTCTACATGGCAGTTGCCTGCAACGGTTTAAAAAACGTTCCAATGGCGTTTTATTACCTGAAAAAGGCGAAAGAGTTGGATGATAAATACTCTCAGATTTACGAAGAAGCTTTCAAAGAAGTTCGAAGACCTGAAAAGCTTGCCATTTTATGTCTTCCTGGACTTGACAACTTTTTGAAGGACATCTATGATGTTTTCAAAAACATCTTTGAGACCAAGCTGGTGGTTTCAAACAACGCAAATGAATTAAAACAAGCTTACGACTGGGCAGACATCGTGTGGCTTGAATGGGGTAATGAGCTGGCTGTTTTTGTCACAAACAATTTTGAGAAAAAGAATAAAAAGTTAGTAATGAGATTACATGGATATGAAGCTTACTTACCAGATATGCTAAAGCAAATCAAGTGGGAGAAGATTGATCACATTTTCTTCGTTGCAAACCACATAAAAGATAAAGCAATTCAAAATTGTCCTGCTTTAGGTTTAATAAGTAATTCTATCGTATATAATGGAATAAACCTTAATAGGTACAAATATTCTGTTCGTGAACCACGAAAAAATATTGCTTTCGCTGGTTTGTTCAACCATAAGAAAAACCCTCAATTCGTTGTCCAAATACTTAAGAAATTAGTTGATATTTCACCTGACTACAAATTTTACTGGGTTGGAAGGATTCAGGACGAAAGACTATTTGAATATCTTTTATACATACTTGAAGAAATGCATCTCAAATCTCATTTCATCTTTGAAACTTGGACAAATGATATTAATTCTTGGCTCGAAGATAAGTCTTTCTTCCTTTCCACAAGTTGGCTTGAAGGATATGGAGTAGCAATAATGGAGGCTATGGCAAAGGGTATCAAACCAGCTGTGCATAACTTTTACGTAGCAAGAGACTATTATCCTGAATACATTCTTTACAATCATATCGACGAGGCCGTGGAAATGATCCTGTCACAAGAATATGATTCCGAGAAATACAGAAAATTCATAGAAGAACATGGTTCTTTAGAAAATCAGATCCTGGGATTCTATGAAAAACTCTTGTAA
- a CDS encoding flagellin N-terminal helical domain-containing protein — MRINHNISALNAWRSMSETQYSMSKTLEKLSSGLRINRAGDDAAGLAISEKMRGQIRGLNMAIKNAQDAISLIQTAEGALTEVHAILQRMRELAVQASTDTNTNVDRAQIQAELDQLREEIDRIARVTEFNTKKLLDGKLEGFRWNPDAKVVTGGNIDVKLSAVSSAATEGTYVIEVGQFSSVVTAQIQVRIVHIDSTGAIASTAIVSIGAGSYEMNGITFTWTTGQFDIDQFGGALPQEAVIDSAVVRVEGRYTANNQLVFQIGANEGHNMIAGIDDMSAAALGLSTSTLKVVGDTEVEAQGNAERTIMVVDAAIHKVSTARAQLGAIQNRLEHTISNLGVAAENLTAAESRIRDADMAKEMMEFTKLQILMQSSMAMLAQANVQPQAVLQLMR, encoded by the coding sequence ATGAGGATTAATCACAACATAAGTGCGTTGAACGCTTGGAGAAGCATGAGTGAGACACAGTACAGCATGAGCAAAACACTTGAAAAACTTTCAAGTGGATTGAGAATCAACAGGGCTGGAGACGATGCAGCAGGATTGGCAATAAGTGAAAAAATGAGAGGTCAAATTCGCGGTTTGAACATGGCAATCAAGAACGCACAGGACGCAATATCTTTGATCCAAACAGCCGAAGGAGCATTGACAGAGGTTCATGCGATACTTCAAAGAATGAGAGAACTTGCAGTGCAAGCATCCACAGATACGAACACAAACGTCGATAGAGCCCAGATACAGGCAGAACTTGACCAACTGAGGGAAGAGATTGATAGGATAGCAAGGGTGACAGAATTCAACACGAAGAAACTGTTGGATGGAAAACTTGAGGGATTCAGGTGGAATCCAGATGCGAAGGTAGTTACGGGTGGAAATATCGATGTAAAACTTAGCGCTGTCTCATCAGCAGCAACTGAGGGAACATATGTTATAGAAGTCGGTCAATTCAGTTCAGTTGTCACAGCACAAATACAAGTGAGAATAGTTCATATTGATAGCACAGGTGCAATTGCATCAACGGCAATAGTATCTATTGGTGCCGGTTCTTATGAAATGAACGGTATAACATTCACATGGACAACAGGTCAATTTGACATTGATCAGTTCGGTGGAGCATTACCACAAGAAGCAGTTATAGACAGCGCAGTTGTAAGAGTTGAAGGAAGGTACACAGCTAACAATCAACTTGTATTCCAGATAGGTGCTAACGAAGGCCACAACATGATAGCAGGAATTGACGACATGAGTGCCGCAGCACTTGGTTTGTCAACCTCAACACTCAAAGTTGTCGGTGATACGGAAGTGGAGGCACAAGGAAATGCAGAAAGAACGATAATGGTAGTAGATGCTGCCATCCACAAAGTAAGCACAGCAAGAGCTCAACTTGGTGCTATCCAGAACAGATTAGAACATACGATAAGCAACCTTGGAGTAGCTGCAGAAAACTTGACGGCTGCAGAAAGCCGAATCAGAGATGCAGACATGGCGAAAGAGATGATGGAATTCACCAAACTGCAGATCTTGATGCAATCAAGCATGGCAATGCTTGCACAGGCAAACGTACAACCACAGGCTGTGCTGCAGCTAATGAGATAA
- a CDS encoding metal-dependent hydrolase has product MKIKFLGHAAVLVELKEKNLLIDPFISDNPACPIKLSDLPKIHYILVTHGHADHLGDTIKITKANGSTVIANFELCSYIARHGISTHPMHIGGKYAFDFGTVKLTPAVHGSSLIEGDLPVYAGNPCGFLIEAEGKKIYHAGDTGLTKDMELLAKENVDVAMLPIGGNFVMDMWDAVEAVKMIKPKVVVPIHYNTWPVISADPEKFAKEVQKTGVKCVIMKPGDVMEI; this is encoded by the coding sequence ATGAAGATCAAATTCTTGGGACATGCGGCTGTTTTGGTGGAACTTAAAGAGAAAAACTTGCTCATCGACCCATTTATAAGCGATAATCCAGCTTGCCCGATAAAGCTTTCCGATCTTCCAAAAATTCACTACATTTTGGTTACGCACGGTCATGCCGATCACCTCGGTGATACCATCAAGATAACCAAAGCGAATGGCTCAACTGTAATTGCGAATTTTGAGCTTTGCAGCTATATTGCAAGGCATGGCATTTCAACGCATCCAATGCACATTGGTGGAAAATATGCCTTCGATTTTGGAACGGTTAAACTTACACCGGCAGTTCATGGCTCAAGTTTAATCGAAGGAGATCTTCCGGTGTATGCGGGTAATCCATGTGGTTTTTTGATCGAAGCCGAGGGGAAAAAGATTTACCATGCCGGTGACACTGGTTTGACAAAGGATATGGAGCTTTTGGCAAAGGAAAATGTAGACGTTGCAATGCTTCCAATTGGAGGCAATTTCGTCATGGACATGTGGGATGCCGTGGAAGCTGTTAAGATGATCAAACCAAAGGTTGTAGTTCCAATTCACTACAACACCTGGCCGGTTATAAGTGCTGATCCGGAAAAATTCGCCAAAGAAGTTCAAAAAACAGGTGTGAAGTGTGTGATTATGAAACCCGGCGACGTTATGGAAATATGA
- a CDS encoding Glu/Leu/Phe/Val family dehydrogenase, which produces MAKSLYEQALEVFRNAARVMNLDPNIARYLERPQRTIIVEFPVLMDDGRVEIFTGYRCQHNTARGPAKGGIRYHPNVTLEEVQTLAFWMTWKCALLNLPFGGGKGGVRVDPTKLSKGELERLSRRFFFEIANFIGPEKDIPAPDVNTNAQVMAWYLDTYSMHVGYMAPGVVTGKPVELGGSVGRNEATGRGVAVIASEACKYLGKDISKATVAVQGFGNVGSFSAKILQEDYKAKIVAVSDISAAYYNPDGIDVNDLIAYRDQNNGLIKGYPKAQPIKHEELLELDVDILIPAALENAITKENAPNIRAKLIVEGANGPVTPEADKILLEKGVTIIPDILANAGGVTVSYFEWVQDLQFFFWDLDDVRNKLSKMMRAAFAEVAKVKEKYNTDFRTAAYILAIDRVAQAVKLRGIYP; this is translated from the coding sequence ATGGCTAAGTCTTTGTACGAACAAGCGCTTGAAGTCTTTCGAAATGCCGCGCGCGTGATGAACCTAGATCCAAACATAGCAAGATATTTGGAAAGACCACAGCGTACCATAATAGTTGAATTCCCCGTACTAATGGACGATGGAAGAGTGGAGATATTCACAGGGTACCGCTGCCAGCACAACACAGCAAGAGGACCAGCCAAGGGTGGTATAAGGTATCATCCAAACGTAACACTTGAAGAAGTTCAAACGCTTGCGTTCTGGATGACGTGGAAGTGTGCTTTGCTCAACCTGCCGTTCGGTGGAGGAAAAGGAGGAGTAAGGGTAGATCCAACCAAGCTTTCCAAAGGCGAGCTTGAAAGACTATCAAGGAGGTTCTTCTTCGAGATAGCAAACTTCATTGGACCAGAGAAAGACATACCAGCCCCAGATGTGAACACGAACGCTCAGGTGATGGCATGGTACCTTGACACTTACAGCATGCACGTTGGCTACATGGCTCCTGGTGTGGTTACAGGAAAACCCGTTGAACTTGGTGGATCTGTTGGAAGAAATGAGGCAACAGGGCGCGGTGTTGCAGTCATAGCCTCAGAGGCTTGTAAATACCTTGGAAAAGACATTTCAAAAGCAACCGTTGCAGTTCAAGGTTTTGGAAACGTTGGGTCATTCTCTGCAAAGATTCTTCAGGAGGATTACAAAGCAAAGATAGTGGCGGTAAGTGATATTTCAGCAGCTTACTACAATCCAGATGGAATTGACGTAAATGATTTGATTGCCTACAGAGATCAAAACAACGGTTTGATCAAAGGTTATCCAAAGGCTCAGCCAATCAAACACGAAGAGCTTTTGGAACTTGACGTTGACATACTCATTCCGGCAGCGTTGGAAAACGCTATAACTAAAGAGAACGCTCCAAACATCAGGGCAAAGCTGATCGTTGAGGGTGCAAATGGTCCTGTTACACCGGAAGCCGATAAGATACTGCTTGAAAAAGGTGTAACGATAATCCCAGACATTCTTGCAAACGCCGGTGGAGTTACAGTTTCATACTTTGAGTGGGTGCAAGACTTGCAGTTCTTCTTCTGGGACCTTGACGATGTGAGAAACAAACTTTCCAAGATGATGAGAGCTGCTTTTGCTGAAGTTGCCAAAGTGAAAGAAAAGTACAACACTGACTTTAGAACAGCTGCCTATATACTTGCCATCGATAGAGTTGCGCAGGCAGTTAAGCTAAGAGGAATATACCCATAA
- a CDS encoding nucleotidyltransferase family protein has product MTSLEDIIRILKEHEHEISEKYSVKRIGVFGSFVKGKQSKKSDVDILVEYEQLPGLLKLIELEMYIEELVGRKVDLVEINSFRKELRDRVLKEVVYI; this is encoded by the coding sequence GTGACGAGTTTGGAAGATATTATCAGAATCCTCAAAGAACATGAGCACGAAATAAGCGAAAAATACAGCGTTAAGAGAATCGGTGTTTTCGGATCTTTTGTGAAAGGAAAACAAAGCAAGAAAAGTGATGTTGACATACTCGTGGAATACGAACAACTGCCAGGTCTTTTGAAACTCATAGAGTTAGAGATGTACATAGAAGAACTTGTTGGCAGGAAAGTTGATCTTGTCGAGATAAACAGCTTCAGGAAGGAATTAAGGGATCGAGTATTGAAAGAGGTCGTGTATATATGA
- a CDS encoding IS256 family transposase produces the protein MEDREYFEQVKKRSLEMLLKEYADDSDQKQRETLADLFERLLNTIMLSERKIYLETEEGDKGNGKYERDLYSTYGILELEVPRTRKGGFRPHLLKEKYKRLDESYVKLLESMIASGFSESEIMSVLKRLGLPYSEKELERIKEGLKEELRWFKERELPSEAFALIIDGYHSEIREEGKVRYGVCYIVLGIDMEGKKDIYGLYTYLGKESRVEWGKVFEDLVRRGLKRVMVVVSDDLSGLGEIIRMVYPLADHQLCVKHLKRNADRQMKREDAKGFKEGLDELKKLSYEEALGKMGKLLEKYKEEYPSFVRYLEGKKEKYVAYTKYPEELRGYIYTTNAVESINSKIERVRIKSGGYFGSVELLELSVYLHRKNLRETKWRNGIMRVKGCMYELNQMFQLRYFVQTQNSP, from the coding sequence CTGGAAGACAGGGAATACTTTGAACAAGTCAAGAAAAGGTCTTTAGAGATGTTGCTTAAGGAATATGCGGATGATTCTGATCAAAAGCAAAGGGAAACACTTGCAGATTTGTTTGAAAGGCTTTTGAACACGATAATGCTTTCAGAGAGAAAGATATATCTTGAGACTGAGGAAGGGGACAAAGGGAACGGGAAGTATGAAAGGGATCTTTACAGCACGTATGGAATTTTGGAACTTGAAGTACCGAGGACGAGGAAAGGCGGTTTTAGGCCACATTTATTGAAGGAAAAGTACAAGAGGCTGGACGAATCGTATGTTAAGTTATTGGAATCGATGATAGCGAGTGGGTTTTCGGAGTCTGAGATAATGAGTGTTTTGAAGAGGTTAGGGTTACCATACTCGGAGAAGGAGCTTGAGAGGATAAAGGAAGGGTTGAAGGAAGAATTGAGATGGTTCAAGGAGAGGGAGCTACCGAGTGAGGCATTTGCGCTAATAATAGATGGTTACCACAGTGAGATAAGGGAAGAAGGGAAAGTAAGGTATGGGGTATGTTACATAGTATTGGGGATAGACATGGAGGGGAAGAAGGACATATACGGTTTGTACACGTATTTGGGTAAGGAGAGCAGGGTGGAATGGGGGAAGGTATTTGAGGATTTGGTGAGACGTGGCTTGAAGAGGGTGATGGTAGTAGTAAGCGACGATTTAAGTGGCTTAGGGGAGATAATAAGGATGGTATATCCATTAGCGGATCACCAGCTTTGTGTGAAGCATTTGAAGAGGAATGCGGATAGGCAAATGAAGCGAGAGGATGCGAAGGGGTTCAAGGAAGGGTTGGACGAATTGAAGAAACTCAGCTATGAAGAGGCATTAGGGAAGATGGGGAAGCTGCTTGAGAAGTACAAAGAGGAGTATCCGAGTTTTGTGAGATATTTGGAGGGTAAGAAAGAGAAATACGTGGCATATACGAAATATCCTGAGGAATTGAGGGGATACATATACACGACGAATGCGGTGGAGAGCATAAACAGCAAGATAGAGCGAGTAAGGATAAAAAGTGGGGGATATTTTGGGAGTGTTGAGCTATTGGAGTTAAGCGTGTATTTGCACAGGAAGAACCTGAGGGAGACAAAATGGAGGAACGGGATAATGAGGGTAAAGGGATGTATGTATGAGCTGAACCAGATGTTTCAACTGAGGTATTTTGTCCAGACACAAAATTCACCCTAA
- a CDS encoding radical SAM protein yields the protein MSSRPDFQILKNRLEKLLEKLKNCDLCPRNCKVNRLEGEIGACQIGAKVVVASYGPHFGEESFLVGYGGSGTIFFSGCNLKCVFCQNWTISQTCEGKEVELEKVMLFLQKIGCHNINLVTPTHQVPMIFEALIKAFQLGLKIPIVYNCGGYESVETLKLLEGVIDIYMPDFKYGDDEMALKYSGVHNYVEVAKTALEEMFRQVGPLRIENGVAVKGVFVRHLVLPNDLANSEKVFKIIADVSKDIPVNVMAQYYPTYKASRYPELSRRIYQSEYYKAVELAKKYGLTVVQ from the coding sequence GTGTCAAGCAGACCCGATTTTCAAATTTTGAAAAATAGATTGGAAAAACTGCTTGAAAAGCTCAAAAATTGTGATCTTTGCCCAAGAAATTGCAAAGTCAACAGGCTAGAAGGTGAAATAGGAGCTTGTCAAATAGGTGCAAAAGTGGTTGTTGCAAGCTATGGTCCCCATTTTGGTGAAGAGTCTTTCCTGGTAGGTTACGGTGGTTCTGGAACCATTTTCTTTTCAGGTTGCAATTTGAAGTGCGTGTTCTGTCAAAATTGGACGATCAGCCAAACTTGCGAAGGGAAGGAAGTCGAACTTGAAAAAGTTATGCTCTTTCTTCAGAAAATTGGTTGTCACAACATAAACCTTGTTACGCCAACCCATCAAGTTCCGATGATCTTTGAGGCTTTGATCAAAGCCTTTCAACTTGGCTTAAAGATTCCAATAGTTTACAACTGCGGTGGATACGAATCGGTGGAAACACTCAAACTTCTGGAAGGAGTCATAGATATCTACATGCCGGATTTTAAATACGGAGACGATGAGATGGCTTTAAAGTATTCTGGTGTTCACAATTATGTGGAAGTGGCTAAAACAGCACTCGAAGAAATGTTCAGACAAGTTGGACCGCTTCGGATAGAAAACGGTGTAGCGGTAAAAGGTGTTTTTGTAAGGCACCTTGTGCTTCCAAATGATCTTGCAAACAGCGAGAAGGTTTTCAAAATCATAGCAGACGTCTCAAAGGATATACCCGTGAACGTCATGGCTCAGTATTATCCAACTTACAAAGCCTCCAGATATCCTGAGCTTTCAAGAAGGATATACCAAAGTGAATATTACAAAGCAGTTGAACTTGCAAAAAAATATGGCTTAACTGTGGTTCAATAG